The DNA sequence GATGCGGTTTTCAGGATGGCGCGTGTTGCGCGAAGGGTTCACCGGCAACAGGGGCTGGACACGGCACTGGCGAGACCCGGAGCCCAAGGCGGAATACGATGCGGTCATCATCGGCGGCGGCGGTCATGGGCTGTCCACGGCCTACTACCTGGCCAAGAACCACGGCATGACCAATATCGCGGTGCTGGAAAAGGGCTACCTTGGCGGCGGCAACGTGGGGCGCAACACCACCATCGTCCGGGCCAATTACTTCCTGCCCGGCAACTCGGAGTTCTATTCCCATTCGCTAAAGCTGTGGGAGGGGCTGGAGCAGGATCTGAATTACAACGCGATGCATTCGCAGCGCGGGCTGATCAACCTGTTTCATTCCGACGGCCAGCGCGATGCCTTTGCCCGGCGCGGGAACGCGATGATCAACCAGGGCGACGACGCGGAGCTGCTGGACCGCGAGGGGGTGCGCAGGTACCTGCCGTACCTCGATTTCGACAACGTCCGTTTCCCGATCTACGGCGGGTTGCTGCACAAGCGCGGCGGCACCGCCCGGCATGACGCCGTGGCCTGGGGGTACGCGCGGGCGGCGGACCGGCGGGGTGTCGATCTGATCCAGCAGTGCGAAGTCACCGGCATCGACATCGAGAACGGCCGCGTGCGCGGCGTGCAGACCACGCGGGGGGCGATCCGTGCCAAGAAGGTCGGCATCGTCGTCGCGGGCCGCTCGGGCCAGGTGGCGGCGATGGCGGGGATGCGCCTGCCGATCGAAAGCCATGTGCTGCAGGCTTTTGTCACCGAGGGGCTGAAGCCCTGCATCGACCATGTGGTCAGCTTTGGCATGGGCCACTTCTATATCTCGCAGTCCGACAAGGGCGGGCTGGTCTTTGGCGGCGACCTGGATTTCTATGCCTCTTATGCGCAGCGCGGCAACATGCCGATGATGGAGCATGTGATGGAGGCTGGCATGACCCTGATGCCGATGATCGGCAAGGCGCGGGTGTTGCGGTCCTGGGGCGGGATCATGGACATGACGCCGGACGGCAGCCCGATCATCGACAAGACCGGGACCGAGGGTTTGTTCATTGATTGCGGCTGGTGCTACGGCGGGTTCAAGGCGGTACCGGGGTCGGGGTATTCCTTTGCCCATCTGATGGCGACCGGCACCCACCACGAACCGGCGGCGAAGTTCCGGCTGGACCGGTTCCGCACCGGGCGCGGCCTGATGGACGAGGAGGGCACCGGTGCGCAGCATAACCTTCACTGAGCCCCGGCACGTCGGCCGCGCGTCCGTGGCGGGCGTTGTGGTGTGTATTTCGGGAACAATGAAACGGGGCGACGGCACCCCGTCGGAGAGGATGGCATGAGGATCGACTGTCCGCTGTGCGGGTCGCGGGACCGACGAGAGTTCTACTATCAGGGTGATGCGGTTGCGCTGGCGCGGCCTGCGCCGGAGGCGAATGAGGCGGCCTGGGACGGCTATGTGCATCTGCGCGACAACCCGGCGGGGCCGACACGCGAGCTGTGGCATCACGAGGCGGGCTGTTCGGCCTGGCTGGTGGTGACGCGCGACACGGTCAGCCACGAGATTTCCGACGTGGCGCTGGCCGCCGATGCGAAGGAGGCAGGGGCATGAGGATCGCGGGCAGGGGTCTGATCGACCGGGAGAGGCCGGTCAGCTTCCGCTTCGACGGGGCGACCTACGGGGGTTTCGCGGGCGATACGGTCGCATCCGCGCTGTTGGCGAACGGGCAGAAGCTGATGGGCCGGTCGTTCAAGTATCACCGCCCGCGTGGTGTGCTGACCGCCGGGTCCGAGGAACCGAATGCGCTGGTCACGGTGGGAAGGGGCGCCGCGGCGGAGCCGAACCTGCGTGCCACCGTGCAGGAACTGTACCAGGGGTTGGAGGTGCGCAGCCAGAACGCCTGGCCGTCGCTGAGTTTCGATCTGATGGCGGTCAACGATCTGGCGGCGCCGTTTCTGGGGGCGGGCTTCTATTACAAGACCTTCATGTGGCCGAAGACATTCTGGGAGGCGATCTATGAGCCCGTGATCCGGCGGGCGGCAGGGTTGGGTGCGCTCAGCGGCAAGAACAATGCGGACCGCTATGAACGCGCCTATGCCTTTTGCGATCTTCTGGTGATCGGCGCGGGGCCTGCGGGCCTGATGGCGGCGCTGACGGCGGCACGGGCCGGGGCGGATGTGATCCTGATGGACGAGGATGCGCGCATGGGCGGGCGGCTCAATGCCGAAACCGGGGCGATCGGGCACCAGCCCGGTCATGCCTGGGCCGCCGGTGTCGTGGCGGAGCTGGCCGGGATGGCCAATGTGCGGCTGATGCCCCGGACCACGGCGACGGGCGTTTACGACGGCGGGATGTTCGGGGCGCTGGAACGGGTGAACCACCATGCCCCGCGGGCGGGTGATCTGCCGCTGGAGACGTTCTGGCGCATCCACGCGCGGCGCAGCATTCTGGCTACTGGCGCGCTGGAGCGGCCCGTTGCCTTTCGCAACAACGACCGACCTGGGATCATGACGGCAGGGGCGGTGCGGGCCTATCTCAACCGCTGGGGGGTGAGCCCCGGCAAACATGTGACGGTTTTCGGCAACAACGACGATGCGCATCGTACTGCGCGCGATCTGGTGGCGGCAGGTGTTCATGTGGCGGCGCTGATCGACAGCCGCGCCGATGTCACGGTGGAGGGGGGCGACTTCCCGGTCTATACCGGCGCTCAGGTCTGCAACGCGGCGGGCCGCAAGGAGCTGGAGGCGATCACCATCCGGACGGCCTCGGGCGAACAGGCGATCCAGACCGATTGTCTGGCGATGTCGGGGGGCTGGAACCCGACGCTGCACCTGACCTGCCACTTGGGCGGGCGACCGACCTGGAACGCGGATATTCAGGCCTTTGTGCCGACCCCCGGCGCGGTGCCGGGCATGACGGTGGCCGGAGCCTGCAACGGGGTCTTTTCCACGGCGGGCTGCCTGCGGGCCGGTGTCGACGCGGCGACTGAAGCCTTGGCCGATCTGGGGAGGCGGACGGGCGCGGTGGACCTGCCGCGTGCGGAGGATGACGCCTATGCGCTGGAACCGCTTTGGGCGGTGCCGGGCAAGGGGCGCGCCTGGCTGGATTTCCAGAACGACGTGTCGGTCAAGGATGTGAAACAGGCGGCGGTTGAGAACTTCCGCTCGGTCGAGCACATGAAGCGGTACACGACACAGGGCATGGCCACCGACCAGGGTAAAAGTTCGAACGTGGCGGCGCTGGCGATCCTCGCGGATGCCACCGGGCGGGGCATTCCCGAAACCGGGACGACGACCTTCCGCCCCCCCTATGTGCCCGTTTCCATCGCGGCGATGGGCGCGGGCGCGCAGGGCAAGGGGTTCGCACCGCAACGCTTCACCACCTCTCACCGGGCGTCGGTGAAAATGGGGGCGCCGATGATCGAAGCGGGGCTATGGTACCGGCCCAGCTATTTCCCGAAGGCGGGAGAAACCAACTGGCGGCAGTCCTGCGACCGGGAGGTGGGCCATGTGCGCGGGGCGGTGGGGGTCTGCGACGTGTCGACCCTGGGCAAGATCGACATCCAGGGGCCGGATGCGGCGGCGCTTCTGGATTTTGTCTATGCCAATGTCTTCTCGACGCTCAAGGTGGGGCGTGTGCGCTATGGTCTGATGCTGCGCGAAGACGGGCACGTGATGGACGATGGCACCACCGCGCGCCTGGGGGACCAGCATTTCGTCATGACCACCACCACCGCCGCGGCGGGGCAGGTCATGCGGCATCTGGATTTCGTGACCCAGTGTCTGCACCCGGAATGGCGAGTGTCCTGCATCTCGGTCACGGAACACTGGGCGCAGTTCGCCGTCGCCGGGCCAAAATCGCGCGACCTGCTGAACGGCATCCTGGGCGAAGAGATCGACAGCGACCGCTGGCCCTTCATGGCCTGTGGTCCGGTCGAGGTGTGCGGCGTGGCGGGGCGGCTGTTCCGCATCTCGTTCTCCGGTGAACACGCCTACGAGGTGGCGGTGCCCGCGCGCTACGGGGCAAGCCTGTTCGATCTGCTGGTCAAGCGGGCAGAGGCGCTGGGCGGCGGCGCCTACGGCATGGAGGCGCTGAACGTCCTGCGCATCGAGAAGGGCTTTATCACTCATTCCGAGATCCATGGCCGCACGACCGCCTTCGACATCGGAATGGGGCGCATGGTGTCGGACAAGAAGGACTGTATCGGCAAGACGATGGCGGCGCGATCCGGGCTGCAGGACGAGAGCCGCGAGCAACTGGTGGGGCTGAAGCCGGTCGGCGCGGTAAAGCAGCTGACCGCCGGGGCGCATCTATTCGATGCGGGCGCAGAGGCGGTCCGGGAGAACGATCAGGGGTATGTCACCTCTGTCGCGTTCTCGCCCGACCTGGGGCACATGATCGGTCTGGGTTTCGTGAAACGGGGCCTGACGCGCGAGGGCGAGGTGATCCGCATGGTGGATCATCTGCGCGGGCTGGAGGCGGAGGTGGAAATCTGCCATCCGGTGTTTCTGGACCGGGAAGGGGAGCGTGTACGTGGCTGAACTGACGGCAAGGACGCCCTGCGACGGCCTGCTGCCGATCCGCATCGGCGCGGCGGAACTGACGGAACTGGATGCGGGCACCCTGACGCTGCTGGCGCCGCTGGGCGACGCTGCGGCGCTGGGTGCGGCGTTGGAAAAGGCACATGGCCTTGCCTGGCCCGCGCCCCTGCGCGCGACCGGCAAGGCGGGGGCGCGTTGCCTGTGGTTCGGGCGCGATCAGGCATTGCTGATGGGGCCGGTTCCGGATCCGGCGCTGGCCGAACATGCCGCGGTCGTGGATCAGTCCGACGGTTGGGCGGCGGTGCAGCTGAAGGGGGCCGGGGCGGTGGACGTGCTGGCACGGCTGGTCCCGGTGGACCTGCGCGAGGACCGGTTCAAGCGTGGGCACACCCTGCGCACGCAACTCTACCACATGTCCGCCTCGATCACCAAGACCGGGGCTGACACTTTTGTCATCCTTGTTTTCCGGTCGATGGCATCCACATTGGTTCATGATATGAAGACAGCGATGGAAGCCGTGGCTGCACGCGCCGACGTGCGTGGCGGAGATTGAGTGGAGTGATCCGATGGTGAAGTATCTGGTGATGTCGGCGGTTGTTGCCGCGATGGCCGGTCCCGTAGCGGCGGCCGGAAAGAAGGAAGTGGATTGCGGGCACCAGGCGGCGGTTGTCTCGGCGGTGCAGCAGGCGCGGCTTGCGCGTGTCAGCGAACGCAAGGTGGCGGATCATGTGGCGGGCAAGGCGACCTGGCCTGAGCGTTACAACACCGCGATCCCGCTTGTGGCCCCTTGGGTTTACCAGATGAAGCTGCGGGATGTGAAGGCGCAGGACCTTGCGGCGGCCTGGAACGAAATGTGCATGGCGCGCTGAGCGCGGTCCGCACCGGCCCGTCCTGAACCGTTTCGATCATGCATGGCGCCGCTGGACCATCCCGCGTGCGGCGATTAGGATATGGTATGAGCCTGCCACCCGGATTCCTGGACGAATTGCGCAGCCGAGCGAGCCTGTCACAGGTCGTCGGTCGCAAGGTGATATGGGATCAGCGCAAGTCCAATCAGGGCAAGGGGGACATGTGGGCGCCGTGCCCCTTTCACCAGGAAAAATCGGCCAGCTTCCACGTCGATGACCGAAAGGGCTTTTATTATTGCTTTGGCTGTCACGCCAAGGGGGACGCGATCTCTTTCGTGCGGGAAACCGAGAATGTCGGTTTCATGGAAGCGGTAGAGACTCTCGCCCGGGAAGCGGGGATGACCATGCCCGCGCGCGATCCGAAAGCGGCCGAGAAGGCCGACAAGCGCAACGACCTGGCCGACGTGATGGAGCTGGCGGTGCGCTGGTTCCGGCTGCAGTTGCAGACAGGCGGGGCGGCGGACGCGCGGGCCTATCTCGACCGGCGCGGGCTGGACGAAAAGGCGCGGGATCACTGGGAAATCGGCTTTGCCCCCGACGCCTGGCAGGGGTTGTGGGACGCGCTGAAGGGCAAGGGCGTCTCGGACCAGATGATCCTGGATGCGGGGCTGGCCAAGCCTTCGTCGAAGGGGGGTAAGCCCTACGACACCTTCCGGGGGCGCATCATGTTCCCGATCCGCGATGTCCGGGGCCGGGCGATTGCCTTTGGCGGTCGGGCGATGGACCCGAACGACAACGCGAAATATCTCAATTCGCCGGAAACCGCGCTCTTTGACAAGGGCCGCAGCCTCTACAATGTCCGCGAGGCGCGGGCGGCGGCGGGCAAGGGGCAGCCGTTGCTGGTGGCCGAAGGGTATATGGACGTGATCGCCCTGCATGGCGCGGGGTTCGAGGCGGCGGTGGCCCCGCTGGGGACCGCGATCACGGACAATCAATTGCAGATGCTGTGGCGCATCCACCCGGAGCCGATCATCACGCTGGACGGCGACACCGCCGGTCAGCGTGCGGCGCTGCGTCTGATCGACCTGGCGCTGCCGCTGCTGGAGGCGGGGCGGTCGCTGCGCTTTGCCATGATGCCCGAGGGGCAGGACCCGGACGATCTGCTGAAGGCCTCTGGGCCGGGTGCGTTCCAGAAGCTGATCGACGAGGCGGTGCCGATGGTGCGCCTGTTGTGGCAGCGCGAGACGGAAGGCCGGGTGTTCGACAGTCCGGAGCGCAAGGCGGCACTGGACAAGGCCCTGCGCGAGAAGATCATGCAGATCAAGGACCCGTCGATCCGCAGCCATTATGGCCAGGAAATCAAGGACCTTCGCTGGCAGCTGTTTCGGCCCCAGGCGGCCCCGCGCGGCGGCGCACGACCGGCTTTTCGCCCCGGTGGCAAGTGGCAGCAGGCCCCGATGGCGCCTCTTCCCAGCACCAAGGCATCGGTTCTGGTGGGCGGCGATCAGGCCGTGACGGACCATCTGCGCGAGGCGGTGATCCTGGCTGCGGTGATCGGCTGCCCCCAGATCGCGGCCGAGTTCGAAAGCGGGCTGGAGGGGATGCTCTGCCGCGACCGCGACAACAAGGTCATGCGCGACCTGATTCTGCGTCATGCGCAGGACGGCGACGCGGTGTTGCGTGAAAAGATTTCCACCGCACTGGGGCCGGACGCCCTTGAAAACCTCATCTCACAGCGCCATGTCGCCATCACTCCGTGCATCCGCAATCCGGGCGACATCGAAATGGCCACCATGACCGTGGCCGAGGAACTGGCCAAACTGGCGGCGGCACGAGGGTTGAGCGAGGAGATCGCCGAAGCCGAGGAAGACATGGCGGGGGCGGCTGACGAAGGGTTGACCTGGCGGTTGAGCGAGGCCGTGCGCAGCGCGGATCAGGCCCGGCGGTCCGGTCAGGAGGACAAGGCGGAATACGAGGTGAGCGAGAATGGCGCGCGCATCTCCCGCGACGAACGCAGCGCGCTGGACGCGCTGTTGCAGAACATTACGTATGAAAAACCGAAGGGCCGTAACTGAGCCGTGACCTTTTTGGCAGGCCCTTTAGGAAAATGCAGGACGAC is a window from the Sulfitobacter sp. THAF37 genome containing:
- a CDS encoding sarcosine oxidase subunit beta family protein, yielding MRFSGWRVLREGFTGNRGWTRHWRDPEPKAEYDAVIIGGGGHGLSTAYYLAKNHGMTNIAVLEKGYLGGGNVGRNTTIVRANYFLPGNSEFYSHSLKLWEGLEQDLNYNAMHSQRGLINLFHSDGQRDAFARRGNAMINQGDDAELLDREGVRRYLPYLDFDNVRFPIYGGLLHKRGGTARHDAVAWGYARAADRRGVDLIQQCEVTGIDIENGRVRGVQTTRGAIRAKKVGIVVAGRSGQVAAMAGMRLPIESHVLQAFVTEGLKPCIDHVVSFGMGHFYISQSDKGGLVFGGDLDFYASYAQRGNMPMMEHVMEAGMTLMPMIGKARVLRSWGGIMDMTPDGSPIIDKTGTEGLFIDCGWCYGGFKAVPGSGYSFAHLMATGTHHEPAAKFRLDRFRTGRGLMDEEGTGAQHNLH
- a CDS encoding sarcosine oxidase subunit delta, giving the protein MRIDCPLCGSRDRREFYYQGDAVALARPAPEANEAAWDGYVHLRDNPAGPTRELWHHEAGCSAWLVVTRDTVSHEISDVALAADAKEAGA
- a CDS encoding sarcosine oxidase subunit alpha family protein; protein product: MRIAGRGLIDRERPVSFRFDGATYGGFAGDTVASALLANGQKLMGRSFKYHRPRGVLTAGSEEPNALVTVGRGAAAEPNLRATVQELYQGLEVRSQNAWPSLSFDLMAVNDLAAPFLGAGFYYKTFMWPKTFWEAIYEPVIRRAAGLGALSGKNNADRYERAYAFCDLLVIGAGPAGLMAALTAARAGADVILMDEDARMGGRLNAETGAIGHQPGHAWAAGVVAELAGMANVRLMPRTTATGVYDGGMFGALERVNHHAPRAGDLPLETFWRIHARRSILATGALERPVAFRNNDRPGIMTAGAVRAYLNRWGVSPGKHVTVFGNNDDAHRTARDLVAAGVHVAALIDSRADVTVEGGDFPVYTGAQVCNAAGRKELEAITIRTASGEQAIQTDCLAMSGGWNPTLHLTCHLGGRPTWNADIQAFVPTPGAVPGMTVAGACNGVFSTAGCLRAGVDAATEALADLGRRTGAVDLPRAEDDAYALEPLWAVPGKGRAWLDFQNDVSVKDVKQAAVENFRSVEHMKRYTTQGMATDQGKSSNVAALAILADATGRGIPETGTTTFRPPYVPVSIAAMGAGAQGKGFAPQRFTTSHRASVKMGAPMIEAGLWYRPSYFPKAGETNWRQSCDREVGHVRGAVGVCDVSTLGKIDIQGPDAAALLDFVYANVFSTLKVGRVRYGLMLREDGHVMDDGTTARLGDQHFVMTTTTAAAGQVMRHLDFVTQCLHPEWRVSCISVTEHWAQFAVAGPKSRDLLNGILGEEIDSDRWPFMACGPVEVCGVAGRLFRISFSGEHAYEVAVPARYGASLFDLLVKRAEALGGGAYGMEALNVLRIEKGFITHSEIHGRTTAFDIGMGRMVSDKKDCIGKTMAARSGLQDESREQLVGLKPVGAVKQLTAGAHLFDAGAEAVRENDQGYVTSVAFSPDLGHMIGLGFVKRGLTREGEVIRMVDHLRGLEAEVEICHPVFLDREGERVRG
- a CDS encoding sarcosine oxidase subunit gamma produces the protein MAELTARTPCDGLLPIRIGAAELTELDAGTLTLLAPLGDAAALGAALEKAHGLAWPAPLRATGKAGARCLWFGRDQALLMGPVPDPALAEHAAVVDQSDGWAAVQLKGAGAVDVLARLVPVDLREDRFKRGHTLRTQLYHMSASITKTGADTFVILVFRSMASTLVHDMKTAMEAVAARADVRGGD
- the dnaG gene encoding DNA primase; this translates as MSLPPGFLDELRSRASLSQVVGRKVIWDQRKSNQGKGDMWAPCPFHQEKSASFHVDDRKGFYYCFGCHAKGDAISFVRETENVGFMEAVETLAREAGMTMPARDPKAAEKADKRNDLADVMELAVRWFRLQLQTGGAADARAYLDRRGLDEKARDHWEIGFAPDAWQGLWDALKGKGVSDQMILDAGLAKPSSKGGKPYDTFRGRIMFPIRDVRGRAIAFGGRAMDPNDNAKYLNSPETALFDKGRSLYNVREARAAAGKGQPLLVAEGYMDVIALHGAGFEAAVAPLGTAITDNQLQMLWRIHPEPIITLDGDTAGQRAALRLIDLALPLLEAGRSLRFAMMPEGQDPDDLLKASGPGAFQKLIDEAVPMVRLLWQRETEGRVFDSPERKAALDKALREKIMQIKDPSIRSHYGQEIKDLRWQLFRPQAAPRGGARPAFRPGGKWQQAPMAPLPSTKASVLVGGDQAVTDHLREAVILAAVIGCPQIAAEFESGLEGMLCRDRDNKVMRDLILRHAQDGDAVLREKISTALGPDALENLISQRHVAITPCIRNPGDIEMATMTVAEELAKLAAARGLSEEIAEAEEDMAGAADEGLTWRLSEAVRSADQARRSGQEDKAEYEVSENGARISRDERSALDALLQNITYEKPKGRN